The proteins below are encoded in one region of Alkaliphilus flagellatus:
- a CDS encoding RnfABCDGE type electron transport complex subunit G — protein sequence MKQMVRLGLILLVITAVSAGLLSVVNDVTKVVIQEKAMEANLVYMKELLTDADEFKVVENPAISDVDGVEEAYEALKGGSIIGYVVKTTTSGYGGDVVMLTGINSDDTIAGMKVSSQSETPGLGARITEADFGSQFVGKSAASELQLNTDIDALSGATISSRAATAGVNAAIKAYNDVLK from the coding sequence ATGAAACAAATGGTTAGATTAGGATTAATATTATTAGTTATAACTGCTGTATCAGCTGGATTACTTAGTGTTGTAAATGATGTTACTAAAGTTGTTATTCAAGAAAAAGCTATGGAAGCCAATCTAGTATACATGAAGGAATTATTGACAGATGCCGATGAGTTTAAAGTAGTGGAGAATCCTGCCATTAGTGATGTAGATGGTGTTGAAGAAGCCTATGAAGCATTAAAAGGTGGAAGTATTATCGGTTATGTAGTTAAAACAACAACTTCAGGATATGGTGGAGATGTTGTAATGTTAACTGGTATTAATAGTGATGACACCATTGCTGGAATGAAGGTATCCTCACAAAGTGAAACTCCTGGTTTAGGAGCTAGAATTACTGAAGCAGATTTTGGTAGCCAATTTGTAGGAAAGTCAGCTGCAAGTGAGCTTCAATTAAACACTGATATTGATGCATTATCAGGTGCTACTATTTCTTCAAGAGCTGCTACTGCTGGAGTAAATGCGGCAATAAAAGCATACAACGATGTATTAAAATAA
- the mreD gene encoding rod shape-determining protein MreD, with amino-acid sequence MRPIIISLIVILNLILQSTVFQWFKIYGVLPNTALILVISFAIYSGKNKGAMIGFFVGILHDIVFGRTIGLNALVFMITGYLVGLMDQKIFKDNLIIPFTLTALATIFYETINLLLIFLLGYRIELFNVIKKMLIVEVIYNSILSLIIYFYVSKLFKSSLMKKRY; translated from the coding sequence GTGAGGCCGATTATAATTAGCTTAATTGTTATATTAAATTTAATATTGCAATCTACCGTCTTTCAGTGGTTCAAAATATACGGAGTATTGCCTAATACAGCTTTAATACTCGTAATATCCTTTGCTATATACAGTGGTAAAAATAAAGGAGCTATGATTGGATTCTTTGTAGGCATTTTGCATGATATTGTTTTCGGTCGTACGATCGGCTTAAATGCTCTTGTATTTATGATTACAGGATATTTAGTTGGACTTATGGATCAAAAAATCTTCAAGGACAATCTAATTATTCCTTTCACGCTAACAGCTTTAGCAACAATTTTTTATGAAACAATAAATCTTCTCTTAATATTTTTGTTAGGATATCGAATTGAGTTATTTAATGTAATAAAAAAAATGTTAATAGTAGAAGTAATATATAACTCTATTCTCTCCCTGATTATTTATTTTTATGTATCTAAATTATTTAAGTCGAGTTTAATGAAAAAAAGATATTAA
- the rsxE gene encoding electron transport complex subunit RsxE → MNIKRVFTDGMIFNNPTFVQVIGMCPTLATTTSATNGFGMGLATTAVLIGSNVVISILRKIIPDQIRIPAFVVVIATFVTIIEMLLQAYVTPLYESLGIFLPLIVVNCIILARAEAFAFKNSVIFSAVDGLSNGLGFTLALTVLGIIRELLGAGSIFGKQIMWSSYEPMSIMTQAPGAFLVLGLLLALFGSLAAKKHNA, encoded by the coding sequence ATGAATATTAAAAGAGTATTTACTGATGGAATGATTTTTAATAACCCAACTTTCGTACAGGTAATAGGAATGTGTCCTACGCTTGCAACAACAACTTCTGCTACAAATGGTTTCGGAATGGGTCTTGCGACTACCGCCGTATTAATTGGTTCTAACGTAGTAATTTCTATACTAAGAAAAATTATACCTGATCAAATTAGGATACCTGCATTTGTCGTTGTAATCGCTACATTCGTGACTATAATAGAGATGCTTTTACAAGCATATGTAACTCCTTTATATGAATCTTTAGGTATATTTTTACCATTAATAGTTGTTAACTGTATTATTTTAGCTAGAGCAGAGGCTTTCGCATTCAAAAACTCAGTTATTTTCTCAGCGGTTGATGGTTTATCAAATGGACTTGGATTTACATTAGCATTAACAGTTCTTGGAATTATTAGAGAATTATTAGGTGCAGGATCAATTTTTGGTAAACAAATAATGTGGAGTAGCTATGAGCCAATGTCAATTATGACTCAAGCACCAGGTGCTTTCTTGGTTTTAGGATTACTTCTTGCACTATTTGGAAGTCTTGCAGCGAAAAAACATAATGCGTAA
- the radC gene encoding RadC family protein: protein MPESERPREKMLTYGCQSLSNAELLAIILSTGTKDKTAIDLASGILNMSNEGLRSLRDCTIEELRQIKGVGLAKASQIIAAVELGKRIALTTKVNNYKIKSPDDVSNLLMEEMRYLNKEIFNILLLNTKHDVIAIENISIGSLNSSIVHPREVFNRAIKRSSSAIILAHNHPSGDPKPSGEDINITKRLIEAGTIIGINVLDHIIIGDGIYFSMREQELI from the coding sequence ATGCCTGAAAGTGAACGACCAAGGGAGAAGATGTTAACCTATGGTTGTCAAAGTTTATCAAATGCAGAATTATTAGCAATTATTTTGTCTACAGGTACAAAGGATAAGACTGCAATTGATTTGGCAAGTGGAATACTAAATATGTCTAACGAAGGACTGAGGTCTCTTAGAGATTGTACTATTGAGGAGTTAAGACAGATAAAAGGTGTCGGATTGGCAAAGGCATCTCAAATTATAGCCGCCGTGGAACTCGGAAAGCGTATAGCTTTAACAACAAAGGTAAATAATTACAAAATAAAGAGCCCTGATGATGTAAGTAATTTATTAATGGAAGAGATGAGATATTTAAATAAGGAAATATTTAATATTTTATTATTGAATACTAAGCATGATGTAATTGCTATAGAGAATATCTCTATAGGTAGTTTAAATTCTTCTATTGTTCATCCTAGAGAGGTTTTTAATAGAGCAATTAAGAGGAGTAGTTCTGCCATTATATTGGCACATAATCATCCAAGTGGAGATCCCAAACCTAGTGGTGAAGATATTAATATAACAAAAAGACTTATTGAAGCAGGCACTATTATCGGGATAAATGTATTAGATCATATAATTATTGGAGATGGAATTTACTTTAGTATGAGGGAGCAAGAATTGATATAA
- the mreC gene encoding rod shape-determining protein MreC yields MAKKRSKNGSAMIVAIVAIILIIISGITAKQRENITVVEKWIGNLITPVQSVINTGVSSLGENISSIARLTKLKTENEELKKEVEALEKEVLNLSMAKSELEELKGLKYALNYIEDTEKYNTITASIVGKSPGNWFNIFTIDVGENQGIKKDSIVLDSNGLVGRVYEVGGTWSKVISIIDNNSSVSFQIMRDSSLQGIVTGSITNEVTGYLFDPLADVIVGDKIVTSGLGIYPKGITIGEIVEIDKSGDHLLKTIKVEPSVNFKRITKVLVMGPRQIDY; encoded by the coding sequence GTGGCTAAAAAAAGGTCAAAAAACGGTTCAGCAATGATAGTGGCAATTGTCGCTATCATTCTCATTATAATATCGGGGATTACCGCTAAACAAAGAGAAAATATTACTGTGGTAGAGAAGTGGATTGGAAATTTAATTACCCCTGTTCAAAGTGTTATTAATACTGGAGTTAGTAGTTTGGGAGAGAATATTAGCTCAATAGCTAGGCTAACTAAGCTTAAAACAGAAAATGAGGAACTAAAAAAAGAAGTAGAAGCACTAGAAAAAGAGGTTTTAAATTTATCAATGGCAAAAAGTGAGCTTGAAGAGTTAAAAGGTTTAAAATATGCATTGAACTATATTGAAGATACTGAAAAATACAATACTATTACTGCAAGTATAGTAGGAAAGAGTCCAGGTAATTGGTTCAATATATTTACAATTGACGTTGGAGAAAATCAAGGAATAAAAAAAGATAGTATAGTATTAGATTCTAATGGACTTGTTGGTAGAGTATATGAGGTTGGAGGTACTTGGTCAAAGGTTATTTCAATTATAGATAATAATAGTTCTGTTAGCTTTCAAATAATGAGAGATAGTAGTTTGCAAGGCATAGTTACTGGAAGTATTACTAATGAAGTTACGGGATATTTATTTGACCCTCTAGCAGATGTAATTGTAGGTGATAAAATAGTTACTTCAGGACTTGGAATTTATCCAAAAGGAATTACAATAGGAGAAATTGTCGAAATAGACAAATCTGGCGATCATCTATTAAAAACAATTAAGGTAGAACCATCAGTAAACTTCAAGAGAATAACTAAGGTATTGGTAATGGGACCAAGACAAATTGATTATTAA
- a CDS encoding Gx transporter family protein, with the protein MNTRKMVHLAMLTSVGLALHIIESMIPNPFTAFAPGAKLGLANIVGLITLAIYGIKYALAVNILRSFIGGLASGAVISMMYSMAGALVSTILMWAMYKFFRKYFSLIGVSIFGALGHNMAQLTVASMIIKNPKIFAYLPILMLTSIFTGIFIGITANYTLSKTKASIDYIVRP; encoded by the coding sequence ATGAATACAAGAAAAATGGTACACTTAGCCATGTTGACCTCTGTTGGATTAGCACTTCATATTATTGAGTCCATGATCCCTAATCCTTTTACAGCCTTTGCACCAGGCGCAAAATTAGGACTAGCTAATATTGTTGGACTTATTACTCTAGCGATATATGGAATTAAATATGCATTAGCCGTTAATATACTGAGGAGTTTTATAGGTGGATTAGCCTCAGGAGCTGTAATTTCCATGATGTATAGTATGGCAGGTGCTCTTGTTAGTACAATCCTAATGTGGGCTATGTATAAGTTTTTTAGGAAATATTTTAGTTTAATAGGTGTAAGTATTTTTGGAGCATTAGGACATAATATGGCCCAGTTGACAGTAGCCAGTATGATTATTAAAAATCCTAAAATATTTGCTTATTTACCAATATTAATGTTAACTAGTATTTTCACAGGAATATTTATTGGAATTACCGCAAATTATACTTTAAGCAAAACTAAAGCGAGCATTGATTATATAGTAAGACCTTAA
- a CDS encoding RnfABCDGE type electron transport complex subunit B: MSLQTIIYPVVSLGGMGLLFGAGLAYASQKLAIPVDERTVAIRDVLPGANCGGCGFPGCDGLAKAIAAGEAPVNACPVGGADCAAKVAEIMGVKADAGNRKVAKVICNGDTTKCGEKFEYDGIQDCVAASMVQGGPKSCQYGCLGFGTCVKACAFDAIEIVDGRIAKINPEKCTACGKCLEVCPKSVIAWAPYEQSVVITCNNKEPGKVVRQKCSVGCIGCQICVKNCPTQAIEFKDNLASINYDKCTNCFVCVEKCPTKAIEGDLERKQKFNL, from the coding sequence ATGAGTCTTCAAACAATTATATATCCCGTAGTGAGCCTTGGAGGAATGGGCTTGCTATTTGGAGCAGGTTTAGCGTACGCTTCTCAAAAACTTGCTATACCTGTAGATGAAAGAACTGTTGCTATTAGAGATGTACTTCCAGGAGCTAACTGTGGAGGATGTGGTTTCCCTGGATGTGACGGTCTTGCAAAAGCTATTGCAGCAGGAGAAGCACCCGTGAATGCTTGTCCTGTTGGTGGTGCAGACTGTGCAGCAAAAGTTGCAGAAATTATGGGCGTAAAAGCAGACGCTGGGAATAGAAAAGTGGCTAAGGTTATATGTAACGGAGATACTACAAAATGCGGTGAAAAATTTGAATACGATGGTATTCAAGATTGTGTTGCTGCATCAATGGTTCAAGGTGGACCTAAATCCTGTCAATATGGATGCTTAGGTTTTGGTACATGTGTAAAAGCTTGTGCTTTCGATGCAATCGAAATAGTTGATGGAAGAATTGCAAAGATTAATCCAGAAAAGTGTACTGCTTGTGGTAAATGTCTAGAGGTATGTCCAAAGAGCGTAATCGCATGGGCTCCTTATGAGCAAAGTGTTGTTATTACATGTAATAACAAAGAACCAGGAAAAGTAGTTAGACAAAAATGCAGTGTTGGATGTATTGGATGCCAAATTTGCGTTAAAAACTGTCCAACACAAGCAATTGAATTTAAAGATAATTTAGCATCTATTAACTACGATAAGTGTACTAATTGCTTTGTATGTGTTGAAAAGTGTCCTACAAAGGCAATTGAAGGAGATTTAGAAAGAAAGCAAAAATTTAATTTATAA
- a CDS encoding Maf family protein — translation MKQIVLASTSPRRKEILEGLGVEFKVVGSNIEEKVNENLSPPEIAKQLAYLKAKDISNKINGDYVVIGADTIVEYNKILGKPRNIEEAYSMLKLLSGQVHRVITGFAVIDCLTQKEFIDYECTNVYFNHLTDNQIQKYISTGEPMDKAGAYGIQGKASLFVSKIEGDYFNVVGLPIFKLGVVLHNHFDISLL, via the coding sequence ATGAAACAAATAGTTTTAGCCTCTACTTCGCCAAGAAGAAAAGAAATTCTTGAAGGACTGGGAGTTGAGTTCAAAGTAGTAGGAAGCAATATTGAGGAAAAGGTGAATGAAAATCTTTCTCCCCCAGAAATTGCCAAACAATTAGCATACCTAAAAGCAAAGGATATTTCGAATAAAATAAATGGAGATTATGTTGTTATTGGGGCTGATACTATAGTAGAATATAATAAGATACTAGGAAAACCTAGAAATATAGAAGAAGCATATAGTATGCTTAAGCTTCTTTCTGGTCAAGTTCATAGGGTTATTACTGGATTTGCAGTTATCGACTGTTTAACCCAGAAAGAGTTCATTGATTATGAGTGTACAAATGTATATTTCAATCATCTTACGGATAATCAAATACAAAAATACATTTCTACTGGTGAACCTATGGATAAAGCAGGAGCTTATGGAATTCAAGGGAAAGCCTCTTTATTTGTATCCAAGATAGAAGGGGATTATTTTAATGTGGTTGGTTTGCCAATATTTAAGTTAGGCGTAGTATTGCATAATCATTTTGACATCAGCCTCCTTTAA
- a CDS encoding RnfABCDGE type electron transport complex subunit D: MEGKLFVSSSPHIRVENTIQKVMLDVIIALLPAALGALYYFRMNAAKVILLSVLTAVISEAIFQKITKKPITINDLSAVVTGLLLAFNIPASAPWWIPVLGSIIAILVVKQFFGGVGHNFMNPALAARIMLMISYTGRMTAWVKPGADAVSGATPLSFVKGVSEVPGNAPKLFDMLLGNIGGSLGETSAILLILGGIYLIYRGVISWHIPAIYIGTVAAITLVYGGFNPTFMLYHLLAGGLMLGAIYMATDYASAPVTPKGRIFFALGCGILTSVFRLYGGYPEGVGFSILLMNIAAPLIEKYTAPRVFGEVK, from the coding sequence ATGGAAGGAAAATTATTTGTATCTTCTTCACCCCATATTAGGGTTGAAAACACGATACAGAAAGTAATGCTAGATGTAATAATCGCATTATTACCTGCAGCATTAGGGGCATTATACTATTTTAGAATGAATGCAGCAAAAGTTATATTACTATCGGTATTAACAGCTGTTATTTCAGAAGCTATATTTCAAAAAATAACTAAAAAACCTATAACAATCAATGATTTAAGTGCAGTAGTAACAGGATTATTATTAGCTTTTAATATACCAGCTTCAGCACCATGGTGGATTCCTGTTTTAGGTTCTATTATTGCAATCTTAGTTGTAAAACAGTTTTTTGGTGGTGTAGGTCATAACTTTATGAACCCTGCTTTAGCTGCCAGAATTATGCTTATGATTTCATACACAGGTCGTATGACAGCTTGGGTAAAGCCAGGTGCTGATGCTGTCTCAGGAGCTACACCTTTAAGCTTTGTAAAGGGTGTTTCTGAAGTACCAGGCAATGCTCCAAAGTTATTTGATATGTTATTAGGTAACATAGGAGGTTCTTTAGGAGAGACTTCTGCAATTCTTTTAATATTAGGTGGAATATACTTAATATATAGAGGCGTTATTTCATGGCACATTCCTGCAATTTATATTGGTACAGTTGCAGCAATTACTTTAGTATACGGTGGATTTAATCCAACTTTCATGCTGTATCACTTATTAGCTGGAGGTTTAATGCTAGGAGCAATATATATGGCTACCGACTATGCATCTGCTCCTGTAACACCTAAGGGAAGAATTTTCTTTGCACTTGGATGTGGTATTTTAACTTCTGTATTTAGACTTTACGGTGGTTATCCAGAAGGTGTAGGCTTCTCTATTCTTCTTATGAATATTGCAGCTCCTTTAATTGAGAAGTATACCGCTCCTAGAGTATTTGGGGAGGTGAAGTAA
- the rsxA gene encoding electron transport complex subunit RsxA, whose amino-acid sequence MTLGSLFVIIVSGILVNNYVLSRILGICPFLGVSKQVETAFGMGMAVTFVMTLAGTITYLVQIFILNRLGLAYMQTVTFILVIAALVQFVEMVIQKTSPTLYQALGIYLPLITTNCAVLGVAILNIQQKYNLIETIVNSVASAIGFTLAIVLFAGIRERLELSDIPEVFKGFPIALFTASLMSMAFMGFAGLV is encoded by the coding sequence GTGACATTGGGATCATTATTTGTTATAATAGTAAGTGGAATATTAGTAAATAACTATGTATTATCTCGTATTTTAGGAATATGTCCATTTTTAGGTGTTTCTAAACAAGTAGAAACTGCTTTTGGTATGGGAATGGCGGTTACTTTCGTTATGACCTTAGCAGGGACAATCACTTATTTAGTACAAATATTTATTTTAAATCGACTAGGATTAGCATATATGCAAACTGTTACTTTTATTCTTGTAATAGCTGCACTAGTTCAATTTGTAGAAATGGTTATACAAAAAACCAGTCCTACTTTGTATCAAGCATTAGGTATATATTTACCACTTATTACTACTAACTGTGCAGTACTAGGGGTAGCAATTTTAAATATTCAACAAAAATATAATCTAATAGAAACTATCGTTAATTCAGTAGCATCAGCAATTGGTTTTACTTTAGCAATTGTATTATTTGCTGGTATTAGAGAACGTCTAGAATTATCTGATATTCCTGAAGTCTTTAAAGGATTTCCAATTGCATTATTCACTGCAAGTTTAATGTCAATGGCATTCATGGGCTTTGCTGGATTAGTGTAA
- a CDS encoding rod shape-determining protein — protein sequence MGMFKFFSRDMGIDLGTANTLVYVRGKGIVLNEPSVVAIQNDTKTVLSVGEDAKKMIGRTPGNIVAIRPMKDGVIADFDVTQSMLKYFIKKAYSKKTIIQPRVVVCVPSGVTEVEKRAVEEAALQAGAREAYLIEEPMAAAIGAGLPVEEPAGSMVVDIGGGTTEVAIISLGGIVTAKSIRVGGDELDESIVQYIKREYSLMIGERTAEEVKVTVGSAFPKSKEEKMLVRGRDLVSGLPKTLEITSSEIMDALREPVGQIIEAIKYTLEKTPPELAADIMEMGIMLTGGGALLDGLDKLVRKETGMPVQIAEEPLDCVVMGTGKTIEEIDTLKRVLIAPKKLG from the coding sequence ATGGGGATGTTTAAATTTTTCTCACGTGACATGGGAATTGACTTAGGAACAGCAAATACATTAGTTTATGTAAGAGGAAAGGGAATTGTACTTAATGAACCTTCAGTAGTAGCAATTCAAAATGATACTAAAACAGTTTTATCTGTAGGTGAAGATGCAAAAAAAATGATTGGTAGAACTCCAGGAAATATAGTGGCTATTAGACCTATGAAAGATGGGGTAATTGCAGATTTTGATGTAACACAAAGCATGTTAAAATATTTTATTAAAAAGGCTTATTCTAAAAAAACAATAATACAGCCAAGAGTAGTTGTATGTGTTCCTTCAGGAGTTACTGAAGTAGAAAAGAGAGCTGTAGAAGAGGCTGCATTGCAAGCAGGCGCAAGAGAGGCTTATTTAATAGAGGAGCCTATGGCAGCGGCTATAGGTGCTGGCTTACCTGTTGAAGAACCTGCTGGAAGCATGGTTGTAGATATTGGCGGAGGTACAACAGAGGTTGCAATTATTTCACTAGGAGGTATTGTAACAGCTAAATCTATTAGGGTTGGTGGAGATGAATTAGATGAATCAATTGTTCAATATATAAAAAGAGAATATAGTTTAATGATTGGTGAGAGAACTGCTGAAGAAGTAAAGGTAACCGTTGGATCCGCATTTCCTAAATCTAAGGAAGAAAAGATGTTAGTTAGAGGTAGAGATTTAGTTTCTGGGCTGCCTAAAACCTTAGAGATAACATCAAGTGAAATAATGGATGCTTTAAGAGAGCCCGTAGGACAAATTATTGAAGCAATTAAATATACATTAGAGAAGACACCACCGGAACTTGCTGCTGATATTATGGAAATGGGTATTATGCTTACGGGTGGGGGAGCATTGCTAGATGGATTAGATAAATTAGTACGAAAAGAGACTGGAATGCCTGTTCAGATTGCTGAAGAACCTTTAGATTGTGTAGTAATGGGTACTGGTAAAACAATAGAAGAAATCGATACTCTAAAGAGAGTTTTAATAGCACCGAAGAAATTAGGATAA
- a CDS encoding DUF4321 domain-containing protein: MGKLRNSWLLILFVITGVILGSLIGSFFQKTLPFLNYGPEPLGLKNIEINLGIIYFQITLLIKINIASLIGLLLAVIIFNRL; this comes from the coding sequence ATGGGGAAACTTAGAAATTCTTGGTTATTAATATTGTTTGTTATTACTGGAGTAATTTTAGGAAGTTTAATCGGTAGCTTTTTTCAAAAAACACTTCCTTTTTTAAACTATGGCCCAGAACCATTAGGCTTAAAAAATATTGAAATTAATTTAGGTATTATTTACTTTCAAATAACTTTATTGATTAAAATTAATATTGCTAGTTTAATTGGACTTTTATTAGCAGTAATTATATTTAATAGACTGTAG